The following are from one region of the Salvia hispanica cultivar TCC Black 2014 chromosome 1, UniMelb_Shisp_WGS_1.0, whole genome shotgun sequence genome:
- the LOC125201289 gene encoding probable WRKY transcription factor 43, with protein MEDHTSKLFPNSSDPSPNMEGFHMESKRHNYSVDFSTRSHMAEKPNTAAGRFLSEESNSDGMNISAKKMKKKTGEKKVRKPRFAFQTRSQVDILDDGYRWRKYGQKAVKNNKFPRSYYRCSREGCNVKKQVQRLSRDESIVVTTYEGNHNHPVEKPSDNFEQILSQMQIYPPL; from the exons ATGGAAGACCACACTTCTAAACTCTTTCCAAATTCATCTGATCCATCTCCCAACATGGAGGGTTTCCATATGGAATCTAAGAGACATAATTATAGTGTTGATTTTAGTACGAGATCCCACATGGCTGAGAAACCTAACACGGCAGCAGGGAGGTTCTTGTCCGAGGAAAGCAACAGCGATGGGATGAACATATCtgcgaagaagatgaagaagaagacggGTGAGAAGAAAGTCAGGAAGCCAAGATTTGCGTTTCAGACAAGAAGCCAAGTTGATATTCTTGATGATGGTTATCGTTGGCGGAAGTACGGCCAGAAAGCAgtcaaaaacaacaaatttccTAG AAGTTACTACCGATGCAGTCGTGAGGGGTGCAACGTGAAGAAGCAAGTGCAAAGACTATCGAGAGACGAGAGCATCGTTGTCACCACATATGAAGGGAACCACAATCATCCGGTGGAAAAACCAAGTGACAATTTCGAACAAATTCTCAGCCAGATGCAGATTTATCCTCCTCtttga
- the LOC125201287 gene encoding protein LAZY 1-like isoform X2, translating to MLSSLFLFNTSDTHARELNSIRWLTNRTVIFIMISGNPCGCLSVQTFFDEKNYHVEPTKYLYHSKNNFHKSSNRFESDEVERLFQEELFEPFEFLAIGTLGMELQGTDPPTPTLPMPSDDLTNYRIEITENDLQLINYELEKFLEAADKELANETSGRSSQASIITLSNKPIEGEDSDGQTFFTDFPLQSYLLANSIEVAETNNATGKEKTSLEDLFRRNNIAHTDPAREFKGAEQRSRKRNVTCFMKKVVKKFHSSSSSSTTTSTDGDTVPISMKKKLSKVLKKLQRKVHPEDMTGKHILHKDVFKTEVVDGNKMLGPAPRKTKENSKKLSSDDICKGSSTTNGGHWIKTDSDYLVLEL from the exons ATGTTATCTAGCCTGTTTCTGTTTAACACAAGTGACACCCATGCAAGAGAATTGAATAGTATAAGATGGCTTACTAACAGGACtgtcatttttattatgatttcaGGAAACCCTTGTGGTTGTTTATCAGTGCAGACATTTTTTGACGAGAAAAACTATCATGTAGAACCAACCAAGTATTTGTATCACTCAAAAAACAACTTTCACAAGTCTTCAAACAGGTTTGAATCTGATGAAGTTGAACGGCTGTTCCAAGAGGAACTGTTTGAGCCTTTTGAATTTCTTGCAATTGGCACCTTAGGCATGGAATTACAAGGTACAGATCCCCCAACACCAACACTGCCAATGCCTTCCGATGATTTGACCAATTATCGGATAGAGATAACCGAAAATGATCTCCAGCTAATAAACTATGAGCTAGAGAAGTTTCTTGAAGCTGCAGATAAAGAGTTAGCTAATGAGACATCTGGACGGAGTAGTCAAGCAAGCATAATAACCCTCAGCAATAAGCCTATAGAGGGAGAAGATTCTGATGGTCAGACTTTCTTCACAGATTTTCCTCTCCAAAGTTATCTCTTAGCCAATTCAATTGAAGTAGCGGAGACAAATAATGCGACAGGGAAAGAAAAAACATCCCTTGAAGATCTCTTTAGGAGGAATAATATAGCCCACACTGATCCAGCAAGGGAGTTCAAAGGAGCAGAACAGCGCTcaaggaaaagaaatgtcaCTTGTTTCATGAAAAAAGTGGTAAAGAAGTTCCATTCTTCATCCAGCAGCTCAACAACTACTTCTACGGATGGAGATACAGTGCCCATCTCAATGAAGAAAAAGCTCTCTAAG GTTCTTAAAAAGCTGCAAAGAAAGGTTCACCCTGAGGATATGACTGGTAAACACATTCTCCATAAAGATGTCTTCAAGACCGAAGTAGTTGATGGAAATAAGATGCTTGGTCCAGCTCCCAGAAAAACGAAGGAAAACAGTAAGAAATTATCTTCAGATGATATCTGCAAAGGTTCTTCAACAACTAATGGAGGGCACTGGATTAAGACAGATTCTGATT ACTTGGTCCTGGAGTTGTAA
- the LOC125201287 gene encoding protein LAZY 1-like isoform X1, whose product MLSSLFLFNTSDTHARELNSIRWLTNRTVIFIMISGNPCGCLSVQTFFDEKNYHVEPTKYLYHSKNNFHKSSNRFESDEVERLFQEELFEPFEFLAIGTLGMELQGTDPPTPTLPMPSDDLTNYRIEITENDLQLINYELEKFLEAADKELANETSGRSSQASIITLSNKPIEGEDSDGQTFFTDFPLQSYLLANSIEVAETNNATGKEKTSLEDLFRRNNIAHTDPAREFKGAEQRSRKRNVTCFMKKVVKKFHSSSSSSTTTSTDGDTVPISMKKKLSKVLKKLQRKVHPEDMTGKHILHKDVFKTEVVDGNKMLGPAPRKTKENSKKLSSDDICKGSSTTNGGHWIKTDSDCKLNCEITCIMFLITYTCLNQFFSPFSGI is encoded by the exons ATGTTATCTAGCCTGTTTCTGTTTAACACAAGTGACACCCATGCAAGAGAATTGAATAGTATAAGATGGCTTACTAACAGGACtgtcatttttattatgatttcaGGAAACCCTTGTGGTTGTTTATCAGTGCAGACATTTTTTGACGAGAAAAACTATCATGTAGAACCAACCAAGTATTTGTATCACTCAAAAAACAACTTTCACAAGTCTTCAAACAGGTTTGAATCTGATGAAGTTGAACGGCTGTTCCAAGAGGAACTGTTTGAGCCTTTTGAATTTCTTGCAATTGGCACCTTAGGCATGGAATTACAAGGTACAGATCCCCCAACACCAACACTGCCAATGCCTTCCGATGATTTGACCAATTATCGGATAGAGATAACCGAAAATGATCTCCAGCTAATAAACTATGAGCTAGAGAAGTTTCTTGAAGCTGCAGATAAAGAGTTAGCTAATGAGACATCTGGACGGAGTAGTCAAGCAAGCATAATAACCCTCAGCAATAAGCCTATAGAGGGAGAAGATTCTGATGGTCAGACTTTCTTCACAGATTTTCCTCTCCAAAGTTATCTCTTAGCCAATTCAATTGAAGTAGCGGAGACAAATAATGCGACAGGGAAAGAAAAAACATCCCTTGAAGATCTCTTTAGGAGGAATAATATAGCCCACACTGATCCAGCAAGGGAGTTCAAAGGAGCAGAACAGCGCTcaaggaaaagaaatgtcaCTTGTTTCATGAAAAAAGTGGTAAAGAAGTTCCATTCTTCATCCAGCAGCTCAACAACTACTTCTACGGATGGAGATACAGTGCCCATCTCAATGAAGAAAAAGCTCTCTAAG GTTCTTAAAAAGCTGCAAAGAAAGGTTCACCCTGAGGATATGACTGGTAAACACATTCTCCATAAAGATGTCTTCAAGACCGAAGTAGTTGATGGAAATAAGATGCTTGGTCCAGCTCCCAGAAAAACGAAGGAAAACAGTAAGAAATTATCTTCAGATGATATCTGCAAAGGTTCTTCAACAACTAATGGAGGGCACTGGATTAAGACAGATTCTGATTGTAAGTTAAATTGTGAAATAACATGCATTATGTTCTTGATTACATACACTTGtctaaatcaatttttctctcCTTTCTCGGGTATCTAA